From Caldisalinibacter kiritimatiensis:
TACAACTCCTGAAAAATCCTTCTTCTTATCCACAATATCTTTTATATTGCTAATTTCTAATCTCATATTCCCAAACCCTTTCATAAAATTTTTTATTTCTACTCTTTTCTTTCCCATACACTTATAAGAGGATAAATCCACTTAATGTCAATACCTATATTCGATACATACCCTGAAAATTCTTTTTGTAGCTTATACAAGCCTATACAATCAGTACCTTTACTGCAATAATCTTTCACATCTGATTCCTCATAGTTCAAGCATTTTAAGTTACAGTTATTAATATCAAAAACTGCAGCTGTATCTAATTCAACTTTTCCTTTCCATTTTCTCATTGTAGTATCTAGTACCTCTTTCAAAATTACTTCTTCTTTTCCATTAGACTTTATTTTTTTAATGTCAACCAAAAGTGATAAATCAATATCAGAATCTGGCCTATAATTACCTGCTAGTCCCCTCGATCCAGTTAATATTACCTTATAAACATATGGATGTACTGTTAAATTTGAATCCTTAAGAATTTCATATGTCTTTGGTAGTCGGTTCTTTATTTTTTCACTAATTTTTATAATTCCGTCCATGTTTTTAATCCTCCATATTTACTTTGTAGCAACAAATATTTTGTTCTCATCTGCTCTGTGAATAACTTCTACACTTTTAAATCCTGCTTCTTTTAATAATCTTATTTGTTTTTCTTCTGTCATTGGTATATCTATGTGATATAATTCATTTTCGTCTACTTTTTTCATTTGCTCTTTATAGTTTCTCAAAAATTCTTTCTCTTCTTTCTCGTTAACAACATAGTCGCCTTCAATATACTTTCCTTCTTCAGTCAGGCTGTCTTTTATTCTCCTGTATAAATCCATCTTTTCTTCTTCTAACCAATGGTGCATAGTCATAACTGAAATAACATAATCGTACCTTTCTTCTTCAAAAGGATAGGTTAAATATGAATCCTTTATAAGTGTTATTTGTTCGTTATGGCTTTGATATTTATCTTTCAGTTTATTAAGCATTTCTTCTGATAAGTCTATACCAACAACTAACAAGTTAGGAGCTTTTTTAAAAATCCAATCTAATTCCAATCCAGTTCCACAGCCTAAATCTAAAATCTTTATCTGTTCTTCTGTCGCTTCAATAGGTTCTGCAATTTTACTGTACAATTCTTCAAATGAATCAACGTTATTTCTCATATGCTCATCATATCCGTCAGCTCTAATTTCAAAAAAACTTTTCATTTCTTCTGGTTTTTTATTTGTATTATCACTCATCTGTATCTCCTCTCCTTTACCAAAAGGCTGTAAATACTTTTAATTTTTTGATAAACTACATCACTTGTTACTCTGCAATTAACACAGCCCACTCAAGCTCTGTTTCTTTTACAGGTAATCCATCTATCTGAGCTTCCTTGATTATTTTTCCAGTTGGTGTTGGTTTAGCTAAACCTTTACATTTATTCACTAGTTCTACTTTCCAATCAGCTTCATTAAAACTATTTATTGCAATATTTTCAAATGCAAATGTTTCAACACCTAATTCGTAAATAATGTCCGTATTTTCATTGTCAACCTCAGGATAAAAATGAATTACTGATATTAATTTTCCACTTACTATACGTCTAAGTTCTTTTAATAAGTTTTTAGGCTTTTCAATATTGGATAATCCTAAATTTGTCGTTAGTATATTAACTGCTCCATCTTTAAAAGGCGTAATTCTAGCATCAAAAGAAATCAGGCTAATTTTATCGTATAAACCTAATTGTTTTAAATCCAATCTACTATGCCGTAATACACGAGGACTAAAATCAGTAGCCACGATAAAATTGTCAGTTTTTTTAGCTAGCTCTTCAACAAGATAACAACGTCCAGAAGCCAAATCCACTATAGGTTGATTTGTAGATTGAACACTATTACAAACATATTCAATTTGCTTATCCCAGCAACTAACATAATCCTCTGTATATATACCTTTTACTGCAACTTTAAATGCTTTATTCGCTTCACTATACTTACCCCATTCTTCTAAAACCATCCCCCTAATAAATTGGTCTGCAGGTGAAAGTTCTTCTAAAGGAGAATTCATTAGCTGTTTTTCAATTTTAGGATTTTCCTTTAGATATTCAGTTAAATGAGTGCTACCTTGCTCCCATAAGTCATTACGTGGTAACTTAGGTGTTAAAAATATACCAATCTCATCTTTAATAGGATAACTTGCTCCACAAGCATTGCAATAGGCTTCACCTTCAATAATTCTTTCTTTACTTTCTTTATTTATAGTCCAGTCAAGTTCATTATGACATATTGGACATTCTAGCATCTCCATTAAATATTTATGCATCCCCATTCCCCCTTGTTATAAATTTAGAAATAATATTTTGGTTTACACTAATCTTCTTTTATCTTAAATTTATTAAACATAATATTCTTATTTTGAATTAAGATAATAAAAAAGCATAACTACCAATTTGTATAATTAATTCATTAGGAAATGATATATTAACTATTCCTTAGGTTTTTAATAAAGCTACAGACCATATTGCCCATGAACTAAGAAAAGTTAAGTTTATATATTACTTAAAATTCCTTATACACACCTACACCACTAAGTAAAATTCCTAAACCACCTATAAGTGATACAATTATTCCACTTGTACGATGATTTTCTATAGCGGATTCAAGAATAATAAGATATTTATCAGTACTCATTGAACCGCCATGTCTTCGTATTGCTTCAGCTCCCTCTATTTGTCCAACATTAACAGAACTAAATATCATATTTAATCCTATAATAAATACCACTATCGCTAATATCAATACACCTATAGATATTATCCTTTTCTTATTCATATAAACACCTCCTATTAGCTTTTTTCACTCTCTTTTTAAAGTAATTACCACTACTTCTGGTCTATTAAACAATCTTTGAGGAAATAAGCTATTACCTAAGCCTCTATTTACTATCATTTGTAAGTTACCTTTTTCATAAAAACCACCTGTATATTTAGGTATTAGCCCTTGGTCAGGTGCTACTAATCCACCTATAAAAGGTAATCTAATCTGTCCTCCATGGGCATGACCTGTAAGTGCAAGGTCAATATGATACTCACTATAATATTTTATTTTCTCAGGCCTGTGGGAAAGTAATAAAGTAAAATCTGATTTATTTATTTTGCTTGTTAAATCCTCTAATACTTGTTTATATTCAATAACGCTTTGAAAATATGCATAGTCGTTTACACCTATGATATTAACTTTAGAATTTCCTTGTTTTACTTCTACCCGTTGATTCTTTAATACATTTACTTTATATTTAGCTAACTTCTTTTCAAGGTCATTAAATTTCCCAGACCATTCTTCATGATTACCGGTAACGTAATAAACAGGAGCTATTTGGGTAAGTTGACTTACAAGAATTAAACTAGGTGTTTCATTATATCTTCGTCTATCAATTATATCTCCCGTTATAACAATAATATTTGGATTTATTTTTTTCACAAGTTTCACAAGTTTTTCTTGATTTTCTCCAAAGCTTTTATTATGAAGGTCTGATAATTGTACAATTTTATAGTTTATAAAATCCTCAGGTATGTCTCGATTTTTTATGTTGTAATATGTTATCTGTATAGCATTATTCTCGTAATATAAAAATATTGCTATTAATATGATTAGTATAATAAGCGCTACTAATTTAATATACTGCATATATTCACCTCTAATTGGCTTTAATATACTATTTACTGTTTATATATTGGTTCAATAAAATATAATCTTCATTAGCACTAGGAATAATTTCATGATTAAATACATATTTACTAATGTTAGGATTTTCTTGTCCTGTCTCATCTGAATAAAGCTTTGAATGTATATCCTCAAGATATTTTTTCAATTCACTTAAATATGCCCTTTCACTTTGATTTATTTTATAGTCATTTAAAAATGCAGTAATTTTATTCCCTTCATACTCTGTTCCATATGAAATCACGTTAGAAACTAATTTAAAAAATGTTGTACCACGTGAATTTACTCCTTCAATATAAAATGCACTCTCACTTAATAAATGGTCAGCTTCATTTAAAAAATATACTAACCTCATAATTTTCTTATTTAATTGCTCACTGATTAATTGCTCATTTAGTATTTCATCTAAGATGTTTATAGAATAGTTTACACTGAAATAAAAATGATTTAAAAAAATTTCATATTTATAGCTTTCTTTCTGTTTATACCTATAATATTGATAATTAAAATAAGAGCTAATTATTAATAATACTATTAATAGGATAATAATTTTCTTGAACTTACGTATTTTTTTGGACTCCAAAATCATCCTCCTTATTTATGAATAAAAAATTATTATATTTCTAATTTAATACTTCTTTAAATTAAATCCTAATATTTCTACTTCATCTTGTTTATTCAATTTTTTATCATAATTCTTTCTTAACTGAATTAAATTGAGGTGGTCAAAGCCACATTCTGTGTAAAATTCCATTGCACTTGTATTCCGTGGTATAACATCAACAAACATTGAAACTATACCTCTTTCCTCCATAATCTTGTCTAATTTATTCATAGCATATCTTCCAATACCTTTTCCTCTGTATTCTTCTGCAATATATAAGTCTTCTAACCAAGCTACATCTTGTCCTCCATATCTAACATATAAAAATCCTACTACTTCTCCATCCAAAAGGATGTTATAAGCACTTCCCTTACTTAGCCATTCATTTAAAGCTTTTTTTCCTTCTTCAAGTGTATGCCAATACTTTTTTGGAGCATTATTTAATTTTCTATGATAATTCATTAGTTCTGTAACCATTTTAGCTGTAATTATAAACATATCATCATTAAGTTCTTTTATTGATATATTCATTTTTATCCCCCTTGAATTTACTTTAATTGTTGAACATAATTGATAAATAAATGCTAATTAATTTAAATCTGAAAAGATTTCATGGATGTTTCCATCTGGGTCAGCAAACAAAACTGTTCTTTGATTCCACGGCATATTTGTCGGTGGTTGAATTCCTTTAACCCCTTTTGAAATTAACTTATCATATGTAATATCTACATCATCTGGACTTTCACATGGAAATGCTAATTCTAGTATTTGACCACTACACTCTTTCTTAAAATCATGGCTATAATTATACATAACCTTTCTCATACAGATAGCAAATCTAACACCATCATTTTCAAATTCCAAATATTCTCCAAGGTCTAACTTGATTTTAAATCCAAGTACCTTATTATAAAACTCCTTCATTTTATCTATATTATTAGTCCATATTGTAATTAAACTAATTTTTGTTTTCATTTATTCATTTCTCCCTTTTGTAATTTACTTTAATTTATAGTTTAAGTTTATAGTTTCTTCTGTTATAACCTTTATATCTGTAATAAAAGGTTCAAGCTCTATGATATCTGTTTTATTTAGACCTTTAGTATCAATAATTATTTTTCCTTCAACTTCAATAGTTTCATTAGAATTAATATGTTTATTTACTTCTACTATTTCTGCTTTTAAAACTTTATCCTTAATATTTTCACTGATAATAGGCTCTACTGATTTTATATATAGAGATTTAGGATTTTCATTTGTTATGTCTATATAATATGAATATCTAGTTTTATCTAAGCTATTCCCATTTTCAGCCCCTATGCTAGAACTCCAATTATAAACCTTTAATCCTACTTTTGTCTCTTTACTTGCACATCCAGTTAACAATATAAAAGTAATTGAAGCACAAACAATTATTATTTTTAATGTTTTTTTATTCAAATTAATTCCTCCTATTTAATCTCACTAACTCCTATTCTATAATCCCCTATCAATATATATAGACTCTATTTTAAACAAATAGTTGCATAAATTTATTCGAATTTTTCTTAATTTTGTATTTTTAATGTGGAGTATTTTCTTTTCTATATTCTACTTCTATAATCACCTATATTTTCCCTTCTATGTAAAAATTACAACTTAATTTATAGTAATATAAATGTTATACTCGATATATGTCTTTTCTAGTAAATGACCTTATCAAAATCTTCCCATTATGATAAAAGGCCGACCTCATAATAAAATGAAGGAGGTTTTAATCATGAATAAAATTTTAAAGAAATTTGTTTTCACTGGGATTATAGTTGTTTTATTATTTGCATATATGAGTACAAGCTTTGCACAAACTGATATAAAAACTGTTCATACAGTTAGATATGGAGATACTTTATGGAAAATAGCAGTACGTTATGAAGTTGGATTATCAGAAATAATTAATGCTAACCCTCATCTAGAAAATCCAGACTTAATATATCCAGGTCAAAGAATCAACATCCCTAATTTTGATGATGTAAAAGCAAAGGAAATGGAAGTTATTAGATTAGTAAATGCTGAAAGAGCAAAACATGGATTAAAGCCACTTGCATATAATTGGGAACTATCAAGGGTTGCACGTTTCAAATCTAAAGATATGGCTCAAGTGGGATACTTCAGTCACACATCTCCAACTTATGGTAGTCCATTTAAGATGATGAAAGACTTTGGTATTAATTACTCTTATGCAGGTGAAAACATTGCAATGGGATACAGAACACCAGAAGATGTAATGAAAGGTTGGATGAATTCTCCTGGTCATAGAAGAAATATATTATCACCTAACTTCTCACAAATAGGTGTAGGATATGCTGTTAACAATCAAGGTACACCTTACTGGACTCAAATGTTTATTCATCAATAAAATGGGCATCTAATGGAACCCGTTAAGGGTTCCATTATTATATCTTAAACATTAACTCATTTATGTTCTTATGTCTCTTTTTATAAAGCCATTCTATAGTTAGAAGCGTACTAAGTCCAATTAATTCACCTATAAAATTAAGAATTACATCGTCAATATCACTAATACCAGTAGCACTAATATATTGCACTATTTCAATTATTATTGGTATCGATAATAATACAATTAAGCTTTTGTATGCATTCTTTATGTGAATTCCCACTATAAAACCAATTGGTATAAAAAGCAAAATGTTACCAAATATATTTATTATAGCAATTCTACTGTTTACATAGGCTGCATTAGTTAAATAGGGTGTTATCGTTTTAAATGGTTGTAAGCTTATTCCTCTAGTATAAATTCTAACTCTATAATAAAAAAATAAAAAATATGATAAAAGAATAAAATAACTTGATATAAAATAATAACTTAAGTACTTAATATAATCATTAAAGTTTAAAGTATCAGGTTCTAAAAATTTATAAACTATAACTGGTATATTAAGACCAACGTAGGTTAGTAAATAAATCATTAGATTTTCTCTGTCGAAGATATATGCATGTTTGAAAAACACTAAATAAATCGCCATAAATACAAATAGTATTGTAGAGGCAAGAGTCATTATTAAGTTGTTTATTGGATTTTTTGTTAAGTACATAACTAATG
This genomic window contains:
- a CDS encoding class I SAM-dependent methyltransferase; the encoded protein is MSDNTNKKPEEMKSFFEIRADGYDEHMRNNVDSFEELYSKIAEPIEATEEQIKILDLGCGTGLELDWIFKKAPNLLVVGIDLSEEMLNKLKDKYQSHNEQITLIKDSYLTYPFEEERYDYVISVMTMHHWLEEEKMDLYRRIKDSLTEEGKYIEGDYVVNEKEEKEFLRNYKEQMKKVDENELYHIDIPMTEEKQIRLLKEAGFKSVEVIHRADENKIFVATK
- a CDS encoding Trm112 family protein — translated: MHKYLMEMLECPICHNELDWTINKESKERIIEGEAYCNACGASYPIKDEIGIFLTPKLPRNDLWEQGSTHLTEYLKENPKIEKQLMNSPLEELSPADQFIRGMVLEEWGKYSEANKAFKVAVKGIYTEDYVSCWDKQIEYVCNSVQSTNQPIVDLASGRCYLVEELAKKTDNFIVATDFSPRVLRHSRLDLKQLGLYDKISLISFDARITPFKDGAVNILTTNLGLSNIEKPKNLLKELRRIVSGKLISVIHFYPEVDNENTDIIYELGVETFAFENIAINSFNEADWKVELVNKCKGLAKPTPTGKIIKEAQIDGLPVKETELEWAVLIAE
- a CDS encoding metallophosphoesterase codes for the protein MQYIKLVALIILIILIAIFLYYENNAIQITYYNIKNRDIPEDFINYKIVQLSDLHNKSFGENQEKLVKLVKKINPNIIVITGDIIDRRRYNETPSLILVSQLTQIAPVYYVTGNHEEWSGKFNDLEKKLAKYKVNVLKNQRVEVKQGNSKVNIIGVNDYAYFQSVIEYKQVLEDLTSKINKSDFTLLLSHRPEKIKYYSEYHIDLALTGHAHGGQIRLPFIGGLVAPDQGLIPKYTGGFYEKGNLQMIVNRGLGNSLFPQRLFNRPEVVVITLKRE
- a CDS encoding GNAT family N-acetyltransferase, whose translation is MNISIKELNDDMFIITAKMVTELMNYHRKLNNAPKKYWHTLEEGKKALNEWLSKGSAYNILLDGEVVGFLYVRYGGQDVAWLEDLYIAEEYRGKGIGRYAMNKLDKIMEERGIVSMFVDVIPRNTSAMEFYTECGFDHLNLIQLRKNYDKKLNKQDEVEILGFNLKKY
- a CDS encoding VOC family protein, whose translation is MKTKISLITIWTNNIDKMKEFYNKVLGFKIKLDLGEYLEFENDGVRFAICMRKVMYNYSHDFKKECSGQILELAFPCESPDDVDITYDKLISKGVKGIQPPTNMPWNQRTVLFADPDGNIHEIFSDLN
- the safA gene encoding SafA/ExsA family spore coat assembly protein → MNKILKKFVFTGIIVVLLFAYMSTSFAQTDIKTVHTVRYGDTLWKIAVRYEVGLSEIINANPHLENPDLIYPGQRINIPNFDDVKAKEMEVIRLVNAERAKHGLKPLAYNWELSRVARFKSKDMAQVGYFSHTSPTYGSPFKMMKDFGINYSYAGENIAMGYRTPEDVMKGWMNSPGHRRNILSPNFSQIGVGYAVNNQGTPYWTQMFIHQ
- a CDS encoding VanZ family protein, with amino-acid sequence MLKSIYKKVIFVLLGLMLLVVGYIFSGIFNSKIGLLSIFVLAILLGTLVMYLTKNPINNLIMTLASTILFVFMAIYLVFFKHAYIFDRENLMIYLLTYVGLNIPVIVYKFLEPDTLNFNDYIKYLSYYFISSYFILLSYFLFFYYRVRIYTRGISLQPFKTITPYLTNAAYVNSRIAIINIFGNILLFIPIGFIVGIHIKNAYKSLIVLLSIPIIIEIVQYISATGISDIDDVILNFIGELIGLSTLLTIEWLYKKRHKNINELMFKI